Below is a genomic region from Tissierellales bacterium.
TAATGCCTCTTCTCCACATGTTCCATCTATTATGCTAGACAACTTTATTTCAGATGTACTAATCATTTGAATGTTTATACCTAAATTATATAGTGTTTGAAAATATTTCGATGCAATTTCAGCATGAGTACCAATTCCAGTACCAACTATGGACACTTTTGCTACCCCTTGGTCATAAACGACTTTCTGCGCTCCTATCTCAAACGCGAGCTTCTGACAAAGCGTCACTGCCTCCTGAAAATCATCCATTGGAACTGTAAAAGAAATGTCATTTACCCCATTTCTATTTACATTTTGTAGAATCATGTCCAAATGTATATGATTTTCTGCAAGTTCTGAAAGAATCTTAAAAGCAATGCCTGGTCTATCTGGCACTTCTAGCATAGATATTTTCGCTATATCATCATCTAGTGATACACCTCTTATTTCAACTTTTTCCATCTTTTTCGCCTCCACTATTTTTGTCCCTTTTGATTTTTTAAAGCTAGACAGTACACTAAGAGGTACTTTATATCGTCTCGCAAGTTCTATAGATCTAGGATGAAGCACCTGCGCCCCTAAACTAGCTAACTCTAAAACTTCATCATACGATATCTCTGGTATAAGCCTTGCTGATTCAACCTTTCTAGGATCGGCAGTATATACACCATCCACATCTGTGTATATTTC
It encodes:
- a CDS encoding aspartate kinase produces the protein MESCIVQKYGGTSVGSIERIQAVADRIIETKREAKNVVVVVSAMGKTTDDLINMAKSIHDNPSSRELDQLLSTGEQISIALLAMAIEAKGSRAISLTGAQCGIVTDLVHKKARINEIKTNRLEKELGEGKVVIVAGFQGLNEYSDVTTLGRGGSDTTAVALAAVLKADRCEIYTDVDGVYTADPRKVESARLIPEISYDEVLELASLGAQVLHPRSIELARRYKVPLSVLSSFKKSKGTKIVEAKKMEKVEIRGVSLDDDIAKISMLEVPDRPGIAFKILSELAENHIHLDMILQNVNRNGVNDISFTVPMDDFQEAVTLCQKLAFEIGAQKVVYDQGVAKVSIVGTGIGTHAEIASKYFQTLYNLGINIQMISTSEIKLSSIIDGTCGEEALAALHDAFEL